From Streptomonospora salina, the proteins below share one genomic window:
- a CDS encoding O-methyltransferase has protein sequence MDQYAVEDAPLTSAREAGQRAESPPVSASGGAALRFLTASIGARSVVEVGTGCGSSGIWLLRGMRDESVLTSVDIEPEYQELARSAYRRAGFAAGRVRLILGRGLHVLPRLTDGAYDMVFVDAEQAAYADYLTEALRLLRPGGIVVFNNALEAATSADGPLSAPDPGTAAVREVARQVRDDEDLIPLLLPIGEGLLAAIREAPRDSA, from the coding sequence ATCGATCAGTACGCCGTCGAGGACGCCCCTCTGACCTCGGCGCGCGAGGCCGGCCAGCGCGCCGAGTCCCCGCCCGTCAGCGCCTCCGGGGGCGCGGCCCTGCGCTTTTTGACCGCCTCGATCGGCGCCCGTTCCGTCGTGGAGGTGGGCACCGGCTGCGGCAGCTCCGGCATCTGGCTGCTGCGGGGCATGCGCGACGAATCGGTGCTGACCAGCGTCGACATCGAACCCGAGTACCAGGAGCTCGCGCGGTCGGCCTACCGACGGGCGGGCTTCGCCGCCGGACGCGTGCGGCTGATCCTGGGGCGGGGGCTGCACGTGCTGCCGCGGCTGACCGACGGCGCCTACGACATGGTCTTCGTCGACGCCGAGCAGGCCGCCTACGCCGACTACCTCACCGAGGCGCTGCGGCTGCTGCGCCCCGGCGGGATCGTCGTGTTCAACAACGCGCTGGAGGCCGCCACGAGCGCCGACGGGCCGTTGAGCGCTCCGGATCCGGGCACTGCGGCGGTACGCGAGGTCGCCCGCCAGGTGCGCGACGACGAGGACCTGATCCCGCTGCTGCTGCCCATCGGCGAGGGCCTCCTGGCGGCGATCCGCGAGGCGCCCCGCGACAGCGCCTGA
- the sigE gene encoding RNA polymerase sigma factor SigE, producing the protein MRPDPAGEREPKGEAVADSDAAVDFEQWEPPSWDEVVRDHSARVYRLAYRLTGNKHDAEDLTQEVFIRVFRSLASYTPGTFEGWLHRITTNLFLDTARRKQRIRFEGFSDNADDRLQGREPSPAQSFDDRHFDADVQAALDDLPAEFRAPVVLCDIEGLSYEEIAATLGVKLGTVRSRIHRGRAQLRKALEHRRRLAAAREAELRGGADRGIGEVE; encoded by the coding sequence GTGCGCCCGGACCCCGCGGGCGAACGCGAACCGAAGGGAGAGGCGGTGGCAGACTCCGACGCTGCCGTGGACTTCGAGCAGTGGGAGCCGCCGAGCTGGGACGAGGTCGTCCGCGACCACTCGGCGCGCGTGTACCGGCTGGCCTACCGCCTGACCGGGAACAAGCACGACGCCGAAGACCTCACCCAGGAGGTCTTCATCCGGGTGTTCCGGTCGCTGGCCAGCTATACCCCGGGCACGTTCGAAGGCTGGCTGCACCGCATCACCACGAACCTCTTCCTCGATACGGCGCGGCGCAAGCAGCGCATCCGGTTCGAGGGGTTCTCCGACAACGCCGACGACCGCCTCCAGGGCCGCGAGCCCTCGCCGGCGCAGTCGTTCGACGACCGCCACTTCGACGCCGACGTCCAGGCCGCACTCGACGACCTGCCCGCGGAGTTCCGCGCCCCGGTGGTGCTCTGCGACATCGAAGGCCTGTCGTACGAGGAGATCGCCGCCACCCTCGGTGTGAAGCTGGGGACGGTGCGCAGCAGGATCCACCGGGGCCGCGCGCAGTTGCGCAAAGCGCTCGAACACCGGCGGCGCCTGGCAGCCGCCCGCGAAGCCGAGCTCCGGGGCGGCGCCGATCGTGGTATCGGGGAGGTGGAGTGA
- a CDS encoding anti-sigma factor family protein: MDHPEERLSALVDGELGHSERDRILRHLADCEDCRFEAETLRGLKRRLHGLDAPEPSTDFLGRLTSLSGPSADPPERPQGPPGGMFGSAPPGSGRPIGGGPSAAAVESPPAAPAPERARRPAARPRPMTVLRPRWERTRFAVAGASVLAVALGTAFVAGGDSADAPVVTPPVEDYIVEHAVTSRDLPVPGIENARSQVSTAVETGAPTSAPR; encoded by the coding sequence ATGGACCATCCGGAAGAGCGCCTGTCCGCTCTCGTCGACGGCGAGCTCGGCCACTCCGAGCGCGACCGTATTCTGCGGCACCTGGCCGACTGCGAGGACTGCCGGTTCGAGGCCGAGACGCTGCGCGGCCTCAAGCGCCGCCTGCACGGTCTGGATGCGCCCGAGCCCTCCACCGACTTCCTGGGGCGCCTGACGTCGCTGAGCGGGCCGTCGGCCGACCCGCCGGAACGTCCGCAGGGACCGCCCGGGGGCATGTTCGGATCCGCGCCTCCGGGATCCGGCCGGCCGATCGGCGGCGGTCCCTCGGCGGCTGCGGTCGAATCGCCCCCCGCCGCACCGGCGCCCGAGCGCGCCCGCCGCCCGGCCGCCCGCCCCCGGCCGATGACGGTGCTGCGGCCGCGCTGGGAGCGCACGCGCTTCGCCGTCGCCGGCGCCTCGGTGCTGGCCGTCGCGCTGGGCACCGCCTTCGTCGCCGGCGGCGACTCCGCGGACGCGCCGGTGGTCACCCCGCCCGTGGAGGACTACATCGTCGAGCATGCCGTGACCTCCCGCGACCTCCCGGTGCCCGGAATCGAGAACGCGCGTTCCCAAGTGAGTACGGCGGTCGAGACCGGCGCGCCGACGTCCGCACCGCGGTGA